A window of Haliscomenobacter hydrossis DSM 1100 contains these coding sequences:
- a CDS encoding endonuclease: MKATVSLPNIILVLIFCTGVNLAVFGQDRYRIAVIGFYNLENLFDTVNDTTINDEDFLPTGANLWTPDKYREKQGNMARVIAELGVEKTPDGVAILGVSEIENRKVLEDLVKEPAIAARNYQIVHHDSPDERGIDVAMLYNPKYFKVTSSKMLPVIIYLDEQGDRQFTRDVLLVSGVFDGEPIHVFVNHWPSRRGGEKASEPWRVKAASVCKKACDSLLAQDPKAKFIIMGDLNDDPVNNSVKEVLRAKKEKEEVRKGDMFNPFYNLYKKGLGTLAYRDAWSLFDQIILSPAWVQPEVGGYQYFQANVHGPNYLRQQSGQFKGYPLRTYVGTEYRGGFSDHFPTYFYLVKKI, from the coding sequence ATGAAGGCAACGGTGTCGCTTCCGAACATTATTTTAGTATTAATTTTTTGTACTGGCGTAAATCTAGCCGTTTTTGGGCAGGATCGGTACCGCATTGCGGTGATCGGTTTTTACAACCTGGAGAATCTTTTTGACACCGTCAACGACACCACCATCAACGACGAGGACTTTTTACCAACGGGTGCCAACCTCTGGACTCCGGATAAATACCGCGAAAAACAAGGCAATATGGCACGGGTGATTGCCGAATTGGGCGTAGAAAAAACCCCCGACGGCGTAGCCATTTTGGGCGTTTCCGAAATTGAAAACCGCAAAGTCCTGGAGGATTTGGTCAAAGAACCCGCCATCGCTGCCCGCAATTACCAGATTGTCCACCACGACTCGCCGGATGAGCGTGGGATTGACGTGGCCATGTTGTACAATCCGAAGTATTTTAAGGTGACTTCCAGCAAGATGCTTCCGGTAATTATTTACCTTGACGAACAAGGTGATCGCCAATTCACCCGCGATGTTTTGCTGGTAAGTGGAGTGTTTGATGGCGAGCCAATTCATGTGTTTGTCAACCACTGGCCCTCGCGTAGGGGAGGGGAGAAGGCTTCGGAACCCTGGCGGGTCAAAGCAGCTTCGGTGTGTAAAAAAGCTTGTGATTCCTTACTGGCGCAAGACCCCAAAGCCAAGTTTATCATCATGGGCGACTTGAACGACGACCCGGTCAACAACAGCGTCAAAGAGGTGCTGCGGGCCAAAAAGGAAAAAGAAGAAGTGCGCAAAGGAGACATGTTTAACCCCTTTTACAATTTGTACAAAAAAGGCCTGGGCACCCTGGCTTACCGCGACGCCTGGAGTCTGTTTGATCAGATCATCCTATCTCCCGCCTGGGTGCAGCCTGAAGTGGGCGGCTACCAATATTTTCAAGCCAATGTACACGGGCCCAACTACCTGCGCCAGCAATCGGGCCAATTCAAAGGATACCCGCTGCGGACGTATGTGGGCACGGAGTACCGAGGAGGCTTTAGTGACCATTTTCCGACTTATTTTTATTTGGTGAAGAAAATTTGA
- a CDS encoding beta strand repeat-containing protein, which yields MKRILLLSALLIYAYLGFAALSPGDIAFVQYNADGTDNFAFVALVNIPAGEEIKFTDNGWFSTNSFRTGEGTMTWTAPVGGVSAGTVVTITATPSASVGTITAFSLAISADGDQLLAYQGLDSAPVFITAMNNEGAAVWQATATNSNDSGLPNGLTNGTNAVAITEIDNAVYTGTTTGTKAALLAALMNKDNWTGSNTVNQTFSGTFSITAAAPNLSINDVSFLEGNSGTTDFTFTVSLSSPAGPGGVTFDIATANNTATLADNDYVSNGLTGQVIPAGSSSYMFTVLVNGDVSVEPNETFFVNITNVVGATVTDGQGQGTIQNDDFITPTFTQLGPYCVGDTPDALPGTSENSITGTWDPATISTASSGTTTYTFTPDGGQGASTTTMDITVNPLPTLTLSASSVSSANCGDMVSVEIGVNNTFEDIGSLQFSVNWNPAQLEYVSNSALQIGGGSPVLGDVDVASGDFIYSWIDPAGFDGEDLANTTVILTLNFKVIATSGTASVNVSSTPTPMEVANSSFCIATPSTDNFVMVSLENTTTLVGDDEVCIDSDITLTGSGTPAAVNPYISSNPAVATVDDSGLVSGLTVGSTTITYTNNNGCTATKEVTINTCDCEAPPFVNFTPLNTTGCVGGTVTIGYTVLNGPATINTTGFLGTFSANVILTDGTGTFTYTPDAAEVGTTLTIFANIPDPDGPCTGDTASASITVNPVLEPTFAAFGPYCQGEIPLALPTTSNNGISGFWSPSTISTASPGTTSYYFFLNEEEECADSASIKVVVSTPVTVEAGTPQTICSNQTLDLSDIGASISGGTSEGTWSSSGTGSFTGGTAFGSATAYIPSEADKTAGTVTLTLTSIDPDGPCPAKVDTVVITIKNLNCGTFPWNGGNN from the coding sequence ATGAAAAGAATATTACTCCTTTCAGCACTCCTGATCTATGCTTATCTAGGGTTCGCTGCCCTCAGCCCTGGTGATATTGCTTTCGTGCAGTACAATGCCGACGGCACCGACAACTTTGCATTCGTCGCACTGGTTAATATTCCTGCGGGAGAAGAAATCAAGTTCACGGATAATGGCTGGTTCTCTACCAATTCTTTCAGAACGGGGGAAGGAACAATGACTTGGACTGCACCAGTCGGAGGAGTCAGTGCGGGTACGGTTGTCACGATTACTGCTACTCCGTCCGCTTCAGTAGGAACCATCACGGCATTTTCCCTCGCGATAAGCGCAGATGGCGACCAACTACTTGCCTATCAAGGCCTAGATAGCGCTCCGGTTTTTATCACGGCAATGAACAATGAAGGAGCAGCAGTATGGCAGGCTACCGCAACAAATAGCAATGACTCGGGACTTCCGAATGGACTTACCAATGGTACTAACGCAGTAGCAATAACTGAAATCGACAACGCAGTTTATACAGGCACAACGACTGGTACCAAAGCGGCTCTACTTGCCGCCTTGATGAATAAAGACAACTGGACGGGAAGCAATACCGTCAACCAAACTTTTTCAGGTACTTTTTCCATTACTGCAGCCGCTCCAAACCTCTCCATCAACGACGTCTCCTTCCTCGAAGGAAACTCCGGCACTACCGACTTCACCTTCACCGTATCCCTTTCCTCGCCGGCAGGTCCTGGTGGCGTTACTTTTGACATCGCTACCGCAAACAATACGGCTACTTTGGCAGACAATGACTATGTATCCAACGGCCTTACTGGTCAAGTCATTCCTGCAGGTAGCAGCTCATACATGTTTACAGTATTGGTAAATGGCGATGTAAGCGTTGAACCCAACGAGACCTTCTTTGTCAACATCACTAATGTTGTAGGGGCGACGGTCACGGATGGACAGGGGCAGGGTACCATTCAAAATGATGATTTTATCACCCCTACCTTTACCCAACTTGGTCCCTATTGTGTAGGGGATACTCCTGATGCCCTGCCAGGAACTTCAGAAAACAGCATCACTGGAACCTGGGATCCGGCTACCATCAGCACGGCTTCCAGTGGCACCACTACCTATACATTTACACCTGATGGTGGCCAAGGTGCCAGCACTACAACGATGGACATCACAGTCAATCCACTGCCTACCCTTACCCTATCAGCTTCAAGTGTAAGCTCGGCCAATTGCGGGGACATGGTAAGTGTGGAAATTGGTGTAAACAATACTTTTGAAGACATCGGTAGTTTACAATTCAGTGTAAACTGGAATCCGGCCCAATTGGAATACGTGAGCAACAGTGCGCTGCAAATAGGCGGTGGGAGCCCAGTTTTGGGTGATGTAGACGTAGCCAGTGGAGACTTTATTTACAGTTGGATCGACCCTGCTGGATTTGATGGAGAAGACCTGGCCAATACTACCGTCATTCTGACTCTCAACTTTAAGGTGATAGCTACAAGTGGTACCGCCAGTGTGAATGTTTCGAGTACTCCAACCCCGATGGAAGTTGCCAACAGCTCCTTTTGTATTGCTACGCCCAGTACGGATAATTTTGTAATGGTTTCTCTGGAGAATACAACCACTTTGGTTGGAGATGATGAAGTCTGTATTGATTCCGACATTACTTTAACCGGTTCAGGAACCCCTGCGGCGGTAAACCCCTATATATCTTCTAATCCTGCGGTCGCCACAGTTGATGATTCTGGTCTAGTCTCAGGGCTTACAGTGGGTTCAACCACGATTACCTACACCAACAACAATGGCTGTACCGCTACTAAGGAGGTAACGATAAATACTTGTGACTGCGAAGCGCCACCCTTTGTGAATTTTACACCGCTCAATACCACTGGTTGTGTGGGCGGTACAGTAACCATTGGTTATACTGTACTGAATGGTCCGGCCACTATTAACACTACCGGATTTTTGGGTACTTTTTCTGCCAATGTTATCTTAACCGATGGCACAGGTACCTTTACTTATACACCTGATGCAGCAGAAGTGGGCACTACTTTGACCATTTTTGCCAACATTCCTGATCCTGATGGCCCCTGCACTGGCGATACGGCTTCGGCCTCCATTACGGTTAACCCGGTGCTTGAGCCGACATTCGCTGCATTTGGTCCCTATTGTCAGGGGGAAATACCTTTGGCATTGCCCACTACTTCCAACAATGGCATTTCAGGCTTTTGGAGCCCATCCACGATCAGCACGGCTTCACCAGGCACTACATCTTATTACTTTTTTCTCAACGAAGAGGAGGAATGCGCCGATTCGGCCAGCATCAAAGTAGTGGTGAGTACGCCCGTAACGGTGGAAGCTGGTACACCACAAACCATCTGCAGCAACCAGACTTTGGATCTAAGCGACATTGGGGCCAGCATCAGCGGTGGAACCAGTGAGGGTACCTGGAGCAGCAGTGGTACGGGGTCGTTCACGGGAGGAACTGCTTTTGGCAGCGCTACGGCGTATATACCCAGCGAGGCAGACAAAACGGCGGGGACAGTTACGCTGACTTTGACAAGCATTGATCCCGATGGACCTTGCCCCGCAAAAGTGGATACAGTGGTCATCACCATTAAAAACCTCAATTGTGGCACTTTCCCCTGGAATGGCGGAAACAACTAA